A stretch of DNA from Juglans microcarpa x Juglans regia isolate MS1-56 chromosome 5D, Jm3101_v1.0, whole genome shotgun sequence:
ACAAATCTTTCTGCCGCAACTTTTGCTAACTCCACATTTTTGTGAACCTACAACTTTTGCTAAATTCCTGAGAGAAAGGGCTTAGGGTTTGTTTTCATcgagtggaggaggaaggggaacaCTGATCTTGaggggaggaggaagaaatCTAATAAAGGGAAGTCGTCGCATTTTGCCACCATGGCTGGCGTGCACGGGGCCCTTCCCCTTCACGCCTGCGAATAGACTTTTTCTTAGTTGTTCCCGTAAACTTCTGTGggtttagtaaatattttgagtgATAATTAGAGTTTTACCCTTTTAGCCAAATGTTTCTTGAACAAGTGTTTCCGGTAGGGCATGTTTTTCCACGGGGCTACGaaagttttcaataaatattttagtacaaaattatattagttattattaatgttttggtTGGAGTTGTTAAGtgggaaaaatgataaatttaaaaagtgatggtattttagaacTGAGAGAAATTGTAGGTTTTGATgtattaaaataggtatttcaggtttagatattgaaaattgaaatacgtagattggaaatttatggaagttacgtgattattttataggtgacgattgattttcgtttAGTACTGCTGTGGAGGATTTCTGATAAGccaaattttgtcatgttgtctctgaaatctgaaaaagtgcGATATtgtgaatctgaaaaattgtgcattgatttagaaagatgctccgagttttgtttttgttttcagtatgtgagaatgatcgattatgttttgatactctgttttgttttgatatggcatgtgaaaacctttggcatggtttattgattttgtatctgactctgtctctgctctgctctgctctgtttaagttggtaccaacttatttgtctctgagtgcacccactttggaaacaaagtggttttattgtggtctttcctgtgtgcacactcggggcccTAAGAGTGGAACTGTTCTCCGACCCGACCTGAACTGAACATAGTCTTGTTCCGTTTGGCCATTACTCGACTCGACAATACTTTTGGAATGCCGACCTGACCcgacctctttttttttttagttaattttaaatctatatgTATACTGGAAAAATTTGATTACCACtctattcaaaaaaaaaaaaaaaaattgaaatggtcTATTCCAATGctcttttgtgattttgtttaaGATGTTGTGATCGTGCACTAATTTGTAGAATCTGTTTGTTGTTGAATTTCAATGTAATTGGAATTTACATTATGAAGAGTGTCTTATGATTCATTGTATTGTCAAACTTGATGGCTTTGTATTTCTTCTCGTTGTTAAACCCTAATTTTCTGATCATCGACACGACTTTTGGGAATAGTTATAGGCTAAATTGCTTTTAGAAGTAATATATTCctgttttattcatcatttatgaGAAGATGAGATATAGATATTATCAATTTGAAATGGGTATAGATGATTACATTCTATTTGGCAGGCCcccacaaaatttttccaatTCCCAAATGAGCCATTCAAATTGAACCCATGTTTACTCTTCACATTTCGATCAAATCACATGATATTTCCACATCAAATAAAATGTTTCCATTTAATGGATCAAATCAATAAGAGCTTCCATATCTTGTTGAACATCCCacatcaataatataaattgtatGTCACATGGCCAGAGTCTCCGAACATtatatcaataatataaattgtatGGCAAGCCATAGAAAGTTTCAATTTCATGATTTCATCCTCAAGTGCATGCACTACCCTCAGCCTCATTCATCCCTGCTTATTACAAGTCCGTTAAATAACGTACAAACATTCCATCGTGGAGTTTAATGATGGACTAGAAAAGGCTCAACACTTCATAATTCTTCTGTACATTTGAATTGCAAATTATTCAACATTTCAGTTATAAGCGACTACAATACACCATTCATTAGTCACCATTTTCTtctatacaaaagaaaagaatgaagaatAAAGAATCACAACAGTCTGCAACAATGGTTGCTTAATATCTCGAGCTTCAGCTTGTTAAGTGTCGATATTTTGTGGTTAAGAGCATGCAATTTCTTGTCATTATTAAGCACATCAGTAGCCATCATCAAAGTAAAGAAAACCCTTAGTGTTACTAGACTAAACAAAGGGGTAAgactttaaatttctttaacCCTCTCCCTAGGATCCACTCTCCAATATACCCAGGGACATTACAAACAGGGCaaactaattttaaatatatagtgcaaaacttcaaaatataGTAACTCCCAACCCTCATTGCACATCAGCCTAAGTTATTATCCACAACATTATGTAACTCCCAATTCCATCCAATTTGCATCACATAGACAAACTTATATTGTAGTTAGCAgcttcaagaaaaaaaagaaaaaaaagaggcagAACTTCTAGTCTCTCAGGAGTCATCATTATTTTCCCCGCATATATCCAAATATTTGGCATGCATacacaaaaaatcatatatacacagggcatatatatatatatatatatatatatatatatatatatatatatgcatacaacAGCACAAcctattttctgaaaaataaatatttatttaacaccCACTTTCCCCTTCTTCTCATTCCCACTGCACCTCCTCAACAACACATCATATTTTATACACTCCACTACAACACCCAGATCAAAAACTCTAGTCCAGAAAATCAACTCACCAAAATGATCTTCTTATAGATCAGATCAGAAGTCTCTTTAAATTGAAAGACACATTTAATCTGAAAttggtttttatatatttcctaAATTGAAggctagaaaaaaataaaataaatcattgatGTAATCAACTGAGCATTTGAGAcccataaataaatacaaaaaagtgaTATGAATAAAATCAACTGAGGATGATGGGAGTCAGGCACCGTGGATCAGAATGATACAAACCACGTCAAGCACAACCCCTTCATTAGAAATATCGAACAAAACATTGATGTAAAAATACAAACCCTAGGCCCTAAGACAGCAACCCTTCTGCTGGAAACCCAGtacaaaccctaaccctaacacCTCATAATTAACCCACCTAATCAGATAAATCACCAAGTGTTTTTCCTTACATTGGATTAGTTTTTTTCGGGGCTTGTAGAGAAAGCTTCCACGATCCAACCACCATAGAGAGCGAGCAAGAGAGACTTAGTTAGAGAGTgagaaacacagagagagagagctgcgatacattttttttttttttgttgggtctgtgagagagatggaagagacTAGAGAGACCCAAGTCTGCAAGAGGCTCCAGGTTCGAGCGAGAGAAAAGAGGGACTGAGGGAGGCAGATGGTGAACAGtcctatgcaagagagagaacGTCGTGTTATATATCTTTGGAAAGAACGACCTCCTTTTTTGTGTGTAATTCGGGTATCTGTTAATAACTGTgtgttttttaaatagtttgagTATTTCCGTTTCCAATTCGCAAACTAAACGGTTCGAGCTATTTCGTGTTGGTAAAGCATAATTAATATTCGGCCGGCTTTTTTGTTCAGTCCTATCTAAGagtaataagggaaagatttcacctctatCTCTGTCTGgcttggccaccggggttagcacaaccctaccacgggagtgaaacatggtctctgctctgtgagatgctctgttttgatgtgatgatgatgctcaggttatgttatgccaaagtactctgggttttacttgtcttaaaaccatcgctctggtacttttgaaaacatgttttgttctacatgataactctgaaaaatattttgttctgcatactgtactttgtaaatactcatgtttggacgctagcatatgtcctctgcttactgagttgttgataactcaccccttatctccacaacatttttcagatcaacggaggttcaagaataggaagcatAGGTAAGGCTTTGTGAGCAtagtattttaaatacaaagagggtacttgttcttggagaatttttattgaatattttcattttgctcCGTTGACTTAGTACTTTGGGAAGTTGGCATGTATTTTGAGACTTCGTCGTAttcttaattctttattttggaGTAAATGGTTTAAAGTAATGAGGTCTATgagtaattgaggaatttgagtttatatttgtaCTGTGAGATATGAATTTAAGTGTTAAGAGGTAACTCTCTGACCCATTCGGGTCCGGGGAGTTACACCAAGACTCCAAAAAAATCCGTAGAAGTGGACTGGCGCTaagagttaaaatatatttatttatagagagagaATGTCGTACGAGTTTCAAGTTATTTGACGTCTGCTGAAATTACTTGTTTTTCAGAGAAGAGTCGTGCTATGGAGGCTGAGAATGGCAAGGAACGTAAACCGATTCTCATGGCTGCTGTTACTACCCAATCATTCACCAATAACTCTGGAGAGCAACCCCAAGTAGCCCTCGACTGTAATACACCAGAGAGCAACGACAATTCATTGATCACAACGAATAATATTGGAGCTGCTCATGATCTAGGGTTTCCTGCTGATCTCGATGATGAGTCAAACAATTTCAACAGCAACAGCAAGATTAAGGATCAAGGATTTTTTTCCAAGCCTCCCGGGTACAGATTCCTTCCAACAGATGAAGAGCTCATCATCTTTTACTTGGAGAAGAAAGTATGGAACCAGCCCCTGCCAATTAACAAGATCGTGGAGGTTAACCTATATGCATATAATCCAGATTTTCTTGCAGGTAGGTAGTACTGATCTTGTTCAAACATCCTGTTTCTTTCTTGGTATTCTTTAATGGTTTTAGCTGTTTGGAACTTGATCTTTTCCAATGAAATTGGTTTGAACATAACTTTTCATGATATAAAGTTTCTTGTTTGCGAATTATTTATAATCTGAATGTGAGAATCATGGTAGATATTGTGCAGATACCTTAATTTTCATGATGtgcttctttttcttggaaCTAATATTCCTTATGTCAACCATCTTCTTCCTTCCATGTCGAATGCACTTAGCAAAACTGGAGgggaataaatatatgaaattaaacaaatattcttgtttagcttcaattttgtttaattCATCACGTTGGATGGAGTTTCATTTCGTTTGACTGAATTAAATCATGTGCAATTAAACAAGTAGAACTAATTATCTTTCTTGTGAGTGCATATTCATGTGGTGCATACAGTCATGACATTCGATACTTTGAGCTTAAATTAAGACTATTTCATATTAAAGATAAGAAGTTACTATGAAAGTAACACTTGAATTTCTTCCATTCACAGCAAAATACAAGGATTATCAAGAAGATCAGTTGTACATTTTCACCCCAAGAGATCGAAAGTATCAAAATGGAAGACGGCCAAATCGAGCTGCTGGTGATGGATATTGGAAAGCCACCGGAGCTGACAGAAAAATCAAATCCAATGGAACAATAGTTGGGTATAGGAAGGCATTGGTTTTTTATATAGGAAAGGCTCCAAAGGGTAAAAAGACCGACTGGATTATGCACGAATTTAGAGTCAAGGATTCACCCTGTAGCGAAAGAGGCTCAAATGGCATGAGGGTATGTAGGTTTTCATCcttttactaattaatatatatgttcgtTTTAAGACACTTCATTCTATTCTCAAAAACTGACCATGATCAGCACTAAATTTTGTACTATGCAGTTGGATGACTGGGTCTTATGCaggatttataaaaaagttgttaaatcaatcaaaattcaaattgaagATAATGCTCCTGTGATGGTTGGTTCAACTTCACTGCTAGATGATCATGATGGGAgggatgatgagatgaattttggAAATCTCGAAGCTGCCGCTATTGCTGATGTTGAAGTACCAATAATAGGTGCCTGGGATAATATGCCGACCACCACGGCCAGTACCTTCCAAAACGGGTTCCAGCAGCCAGAATTTGATGCTCAATGCAGTAATGCTCATGCTCTCGATACTGGGGCTACTTTCAATGGCTACTTCAATTATGCAAGTCCTCATGATCTTCCTGCCACGATGGTTCCACCAATTGGGTGGTCCAATTGGGTGTATAATTCCACAGATCAGAGAGTCTTTGGGTCTAACTATCCAAATGAACCGAGTTAATTCCAAGAGGATCTGTTGATGAGTTTGCCATCTCAATTGGATCCTAGTAGTTATAGCTTTTACCAAGAGTCGTATGTACATCTTCCCGGTAGTGTTCCAAATAATAATCCTGTTGATAGAGATGGCAGGGAAGAGTCTGACGACTAATCTTTAATTTGTTGAGAGAACTTaagtattagtttatataaGATGATGATCTAGCTAGTTTTGGCAGCTTAATTTATGTACTGGCTTGACATTTTCTACCGGATTTATGGTGATGGTTTTTATTAATTCCTAATAAAACTTCGATCAATATTATCATTAACCCTATGTGGCAAAGATGAATGATCTTCAATATCGATCCAAGTACTATATAGAGCTTTCAGGGTTgacaataattgatatatatgttaattttaagtgattttgttattttcatgtttcttcAATATTCATATGTATGTGTTTCTAAAACCGGTGTATAGGTAGCACACCTACTACTACTAAAGTGCCTATatggcataatttaatttatgaaataaattttaaaatttaaatcttacaaatcaaattttaccatttaagaaAAACCTATAATCCTTGGATGTGatcataatttataagattcagatttttaaaatttcaaccgCAAATTAAATATTCTTGCTAAATTAtattgagtttttctttatatatctaATTTCATCTTCCTCGTTCTTTCCCTATATTTACTAGAAAATtttgaacacacacacacacacatttattTGTTGATCATAGCAGCTCGTAATTGCTAGCTtgtttcatttatataatatttatataatttgaatgttaagaaatgaattaattaaactattttgaagtttatacgaaacttagaatataaaaaattattgtgtcaaaaacacaaaaaagaaaaaaatagaaaaaaattatatatttcacaaactgtataatatatatataaatggtaaaatataaGCCTAATATATTTTACAGTTACACGCCTAGTATGTAGAACAAATTAGGATTCAATAAAAAGGAGTCTAATCCGATGTTTCGTCCTTGATGGCTATAAATTTGTATATTaccaaaaattatttattagatatcTTATAATTATGCAGCATTTCTTGCAGCAGCTTGGAAAAAGAATGGTGCAGgaataaatgcaaagaaaaagttCATGAACCATACGAAGTCTTCTTTGAAAAACAGGAAGATACATTGTTGGTTTGAAAAAGCAATCTatagtacttataattttatgcacaatcatgtatatatatacgtactaaTCTGATAGTTATTTATTAGATATCTTATAATTATGTAGCATTTCTTGCAGCTTGGACAAAACATGAAGGATTGTGAACATACGGgaataaatgcaaagaaaatgttCATGAAGCAGGCGAAGCCTTCTTCGAAAAACAGGAGGATATATTAATGTTGGTTTGAAAATGCAATCtatagtaattataattttacgcacaatgtatatatatacgtacaaaTTAATGTGACAATTATTGAAATggtgaagattttaaaattacttgaaattcaaataggaaaaaagtaaaaattaggGACAGATttcagtatatataatattatcgcGTAAATATATGTGTACGTACatgatgtaaattgtaatactACTCAAAAGTATGCATGCCTAATGGTATTGTTGGTCTTTCAAAGTACTATGCCTAATATAAGAATTACTGAGTCAGCCAGAATTGTGGCATGTCTATGCATGTTGATTTGCTTTTTGTATTCAATCACTTTTCTTGTGCGCATAGCAAAAGCATAAATGATTTCTAACTCATCTTTGAAGGAAGAGTCATATAGAAGGTGATCAAGTTCAAGAATATGTTCTACATGAGAAGATAATAGATATAGGGCCTAGCTATTTCTGAAATTAATCAAATGTAGAGTGAAAATGCTTCGATTTGCATTGACAAATACAATCATTCTAGAGTATAAGTGTTGAAAAACGTGAGAGTTAGGATCCATTGAAAAAgtgatcatttaaaaaattcaactgtTGTTGAATATAATAGCAGTTATAAAAGGATTCTTGAGATACACAGAATGCTAACAAAAATTGTTTTCTAGTTTAATGTAAGTAACCGTTCCCCAATTATTTCAGGTTCACAGTGGTTTTCTAAGTGCATATGATTCAGTCAGGACAAGGATAATTTCTCTCGTTAAATCTACAGTTGGTCATATGTAAGTTGTTCTTTTGTTCAACTTTATCAATTCCAAGcgaaactaatatatatcttaatgtCACATGAGAGAAACATGTAGAGGGTTAAATCGCAAGGAACTTGATAGTTGATAGTTAATCAGCTTCATGCTGATGTTCGAagtttatttttagtgtttcaTATTGCTTCTA
This window harbors:
- the LOC121265807 gene encoding NAC domain-containing protein 72-like; amino-acid sequence: MEAENGKERKPILMAAVTTQSFTNNSGEQPQVALDCNTPESNDNSLITTNNIGAAHDLGFPADLDDESNNFNSNSKIKDQGFFSKPPGYRFLPTDEELIIFYLEKKVWNQPLPINKIVEVNLYAYNPDFLAAKYKDYQEDQLYIFTPRDRKYQNGRRPNRAAGDGYWKATGADRKIKSNGTIVGYRKALVFYIGKAPKGKKTDWIMHEFRVKDSPCSERGSNGMRLDDWVLCRIYKKVVKSIKIQIEDNAPVMVGSTSLLDDHDGRDDEMNFGNLEAAAIADVEVPIIGAWDNMPTTTASTFQNGFQQPEFDAQCSNAHALDTGATFNGYFNYASPHDLPATMVPPIGWSNWVYNSTDQRVFGSNYPNEPS